In a single window of the Bactrocera dorsalis isolate Fly_Bdor chromosome 2, ASM2337382v1, whole genome shotgun sequence genome:
- the LOC115066539 gene encoding uncharacterized protein LOC115066539, which translates to MCSCSVLQATRKLKTCLVLSFVQLFLRRAMFVHALEVSGLIDLNAPPTTNEGNNATAAALVSNNGRRPFRLIIYDPRTGQEATVFEYMRPTFGNTVDLTRLWQPCWCTFFTCQCCLGLKMGEWLNNNFCFDTNYSPAAMAINLGISFNERYNLSSSIPVNAPPTACIPLITPLPIYICLRVDSVRTVSGNATLCTTLLFRLMQNDLMQFLFGCVRFGRDGFFFNRFIAFSPEGNGNRLSDVEMAANGIKYNALT; encoded by the exons ATGTGCTCTTGTTCAGTACTGCAAGCGACACGTAAACTAAAGACTTGCTTGGTATTGTCTTTTGTGCAACTTTTCTTGCGCCGAGCAATGTTTGTCCACGCCTTGGAGGTATCCGGTTTGATTGACTTAAATGCGccgccaacaacaaatgaaGGTAATAACGCTACTGCGGCTGCGTTAGTAAGTAATAACGGCAGAAGGCCGTTTCGCTTGATCATCTATGACCCCCGCACGGGTCAAGAAGCCACGGTCTTCGAATATATGCGTCCCACTTTCGGCAATACGGTTGATCTGACACGCCTATGGCAGCCTTGTTGGTGCACATTTTTCACATGTCAATGCTGTTTGGGCCTCAAAATGGGCGAGTGGCTTAATAATAACT TTTGCTTCGACACAAATTACAGCCCCGCAGCAATGGCAATTAATCTCGGCATCAGCTTCAATGAGCGCTACAACCTCAGCAGCAGTATACCGGTTAATGCGCCGCCCACTGCGTGCATACCGTTAATAACGCCATTACCAATCTATATTTGCCTTCGTGTGGACAGTGTGCGCACCGTAAGTGGCAATGCGACGCTGTGCACGACACTCTTATTTCGCCTCATGCAAAACGATCTTATGCAGTTCTTGTTCGGGTGCGTGCGCTTCGGTAGGGATGGTTTCTTTTTCAATCGGTTTATAGCGTTTTCGCCAGAGGGTAACGGCAATCGGCTTTCCGATGTTGAAATGGCTGCTAACGGTATAAAATACAATGCACTAACCTGA